In the genome of Candidatus Angelobacter sp., one region contains:
- a CDS encoding DUF4276 family protein: MTFGVGVEGPSDFQFWHKVLHKYFRGCRFDVRNMKNRDKLIRETPKLLETFRDCHYAAGFILVDLDDDPCLSSVLDLFDSAIRQAARRSDKRDRFLHVCMAIKELESWYLADADAINAVIPGCEWNAPADTGTVAKGKVQGLVKTHLGRNASFNEIDFAKSMGPKFNPGRARPHSASFRYFWELLESKARPNSV, translated from the coding sequence TCAGTTTTGGCACAAGGTCCTCCACAAATATTTTCGTGGCTGCCGGTTCGACGTGCGCAACATGAAGAACCGCGATAAACTCATCCGCGAAACCCCCAAACTCCTCGAAACCTTCCGCGACTGTCATTATGCGGCGGGCTTCATCCTCGTGGATTTGGATGACGATCCCTGCCTTAGCAGCGTCTTGGATTTGTTCGATAGCGCCATTCGACAGGCGGCGAGACGTTCCGATAAGCGTGATCGGTTTCTTCATGTCTGCATGGCCATCAAGGAACTCGAGTCATGGTATCTCGCGGATGCGGACGCCATCAACGCCGTCATTCCAGGATGCGAATGGAACGCGCCCGCCGACACGGGCACGGTTGCCAAGGGCAAGGTGCAGGGACTGGTCAAAACTCACTTGGGCAGGAATGCGAGTTTCAACGAAATCGACTTTGCCAAGTCCATGGGGCCAAAATTTAACCCCGGACGCGCTCGTCCTCATTCCGCGTCTTTTCGTTACTTCTGGGAATTGTTGGAATCCAAAGCTCGACCGAACTCGGTGTGA